The genomic DNA CCGtctcaatatatacatttaaccatgacatttttttttactctacaagataatgattttcttattttattaaaaatgttCGGGCGGATATTTACTCGCCTTGATCCATCACACCCGTTATCGCCCGGGTGTttgggtggtggggggaaggaggggggagggaagggatgtcgGGAGCCGTTTCAactcacacacagagggagagagagagagagagagagagagagagagagagagagagagagagagagagagagagagggagagagagagagagagagagagagagagagagagagagagagagagagaaagagagagagagagagagagagagagagagagagagagagagagagagagagagagagagagagagagagagagagagagagagagagaaagagaaagaaagagggagggagggagagagagagaagagagagagagagagagagagagagagagtgagagagagagagagagagagagagagagagagagagagagagagagagagagagagagagagagagagaggagagagagagagagagaagagagagagagagaagagagaggagagagagaagagaggagcgcgagggagagagagaagagagagagagagagaagagagggagagaggagagagaagagagagtgagagagagagagagagagagagagagagagagagagagagagagagagaagagagagagatagagagagagagagagagagagagagagagagagagagagagagaagagaggagagagagagagagagagagagagagagagagaagagagaagagagaggagagagagagagagaggagagagagagagagagaagagagagtgggagagagagagaaagagaagaaagagggagggaggagagagaggagagagagagaagagaaagagagagagagagtgagagagagagagagagagatgagagagagagagaagagagagagagagagagagagagagagaggagagagagagagagagagaagaagagagagaagaagagagagagagagagagagagatgagagaggaagagagagatgagagagagaatatgatgagagagagagtgagagagagagagagagagatagagagaggagagggggatgagagagagagatagagagagagagaggagaacgagagagagagagagagagagagtgagagagagagagagagatagagagagagagagagagagatgagagagagagagagagctgagagagagagagagagagagagctgagagaggagagagagagagagaatggagagagagagagagagagagagagagagatgagagagataaagatatatatatatatatatatatatatatatatatatatatagagagagagagagagagagagagagtataccttATACTCTACGACTATATAACTGCATAAATTATTTCCAAGTGAAAGTAATCGAAAAATAATCGATTACTGatcgcagaacacacacacacacgcgcacacacgcacacgtacatacaaacatacatacatacatgtatacacatatatatgtaaacacacgcatccatatatgtatatttatttatttatatagatatgcatgtgcatacacacacaatcacacattgtAGTGtccagtacatatacatatcgttCCATCTGTTGAGCCGATTCCATCTGACTCTAAGGGGTTTACCCATCCTATTTCATTTACTATAACGCCACCAGTCACGCTCGGAtattttattactactgcttTTTTCTGCACTGAAAGGTCACGACACATATTCTAAAGCATCATAACTAGACTGAGGTGCAATTTCTGTCATATTGCACCAGTTTCCAGGAAGAAGCAAATATCACACTGAATGATTTTCGTGCTAGGttttcaagagagaaagagagtcattgAATGCAATGCTTGACCCGTAAAACTATGAATCATGCAAATATTCAATACCCACTGCACTTTAGGGAGGTAGTTATGAATTGCAATCTGAATTGTGTGGATTGAGGagcaatatgaaaaagaaaaaagataaaaagaaaagggaaataaagggaaaaaagaaaaaaatattgaaatgagctaaggaaagaacaaaacagagaaatcacaaagaaaaaatagaaatgaaataaggaaagaacaaaacagagaaatcaaaaagaaaaaatagaaatgaaataaggaaagaacaaaaaaagataaataaaacaaatatagacGAGAAGAGAACTTGAAATCTGAGCTTTGTAGGTGTCCACCTACGCTTTgccgtgggcgtgtgtgtttgtattaacatgtctgtatgtatatatgtttacatgtatctgCATGTAAACTCATCACATACTTGGAAAAAAGATGACCGTAAGAAAGCAATTTCCtcttatgatttattttgttttgataattGTATCCAGCGcctcattatctgtctgtctctctctctctctctctctctctctctctctctctatatatatatatatatatatatatatatatatatacatatatatatatatgtatatatatatatatatatatatatatatatatgtatatatattcatataaatatatatatgtatatatatatatatatatatatatatatatatatatatatatatacacttatataagtgTGGTCTGTTTATTTACCTCGACCCCATTCTttagggaaataagaaaaaaactaattACACGAATATACAGTTAACTGAAATTTAAGGACCAATAAACACTACATTAACATATGGATCATTCTGTATATAATTTGCGAGTCCTCTCCGCCTGTTTGACCTGCTTGGGCAACTTGGCCCCAGGTGCATCTCACTCTTCCATAAACAGTTCAAAAGCATAACTTTGTGGGATCTTTTGGCAAGGGTAGCTCTCATAACAAAATGGGCGTGCTGTTTGCTACCAGTAAAAAGTGTGTAAAGATTACTTAGCGTGAAAAGTGACTCTAGGCTAGATACAAAATGCAGGTGCCTCGGTCAGTGACTCTGCATTGCAATGTTACCTGCCTCCTGTTTACATGAAAGTATGTTTCCATCTTTTGTGGTAagtcgtattaaaaaaaaaaaaaatcaaatacaattcttggttccaggaatggaagggaagtaaataaatataataccccGAAGTaggttaagaaagaaaaaaaaacacacggtaGGAAGGTAGAAAGAGCAGACGTTGAtaaagagtaaaggaaaagggCCCGATCTGTCTGCCAGAAAGATGTTAGCTACCTGTTGCCACTTGGCTGCCCTACCCACGAGGCGCAGATTAGTATCGTAAACACTATACACAGCGTAGTAAACAATCCCAGGCGTGAGTAAACAGAGAGGTGTGTGTAGTCTGGAGCCGAGCCGCCAGATCctgctaccgtctctctctctacgtcttgcACCTGCCTGCTGGCCTCTCCGCGACTCCAGGGTCTGTGGCGTGCGCTGTCGGCACTAATTTCGCCTGGATTCGCTCCATGTCTGTTTCTCTTGTCGTTTTGCTAtttgcttttattcttattttcatttctatctctttatctttctctttctttctccctctttatctctcattctctctctctctctctctctctctctctctctctctctttctctctctctctctctctctctctctctctctctctctctctctctctctctctctctctctctctctctctctctctctctctctctctctctctctcattctctctcattctctctctctctctctctctctctctctctctctctctctctctctctctctctctctctctctctctctctctctctctctctctctctctttctctctctctgtgtacacacacacacacacacacacacacacacacacacacacacacacacacacacccacacacacacacacacacacacacacatatatatatatatatatatatatatatatatatatatatatatatgtatatatatatatatatatatatatatatatatatacatatatatgaatatatatatataaaataatatatatatatcattttataaatatatatatatatatatatatatatatatatatacacatatatctgtctctctgtctgtctgtctctctctctctctctctctctctctctctctctctctctctctctctctctctctctctctctctctctctctctctgtctttctctctttctcgctttctctcgctctaatctctctctctttctctctctctgtgcacacacacacacacacacacacacacacacacacacacacacacacacacacacacacacacacacacacacacacacacacatacatatatatatatatgtatatatatatatataatatatatatatatatatatatatatacacacacatacatatatatatatatatatatatatatatatatataatatatatacatatatatacatatatatgaatatatatatatatatattcatatataaatatatatatatatttatgtatataaaataatatatatatatatatatatataatatatatatatatctgtctctctgtctctctgtctgcctctctctctctctctctctctctctctctctctctctctctctctctctctctctctctctctctctctctctctctctctctctctctctctccctctctctctctctccccctctctctctctctctctctctctctctctctctctctctctctctctctttctctctctctgtgcacacacacacacacacacacacacacacacacacacacacacacacacacacacacacacacacatacacacacacactcacatctatatatatatatatatatatatatatatatatatatatatatatatatatatatacatatatatgaatatatatatatatatatatatatatatatatatatttatctatatatgaatatatatatatatatatatatgtatattcatatataaaaaaaaatatatacatatatatacatatatatatatatatatatatatatatatatatatatatacatatatatacatatatatatatatatatatatatataaatatatatatatatatatatatatatatatatatatatatatatatgtgtgtgtgtgtgtatgtatatatatacatatatatatatatataatatatacatatatatacatatatatatatatatatatatatatatatatataaatatatatatatatatatatatatatatatatatgtgtgtgtgtgtgtatgtatatatatacatatatatatatatatatatatatatatatatatatatatatatatatatacatatgtatatgtaaatgtatatatatacatacatatatattattttgtatatatacgtttgtgtatatacatacctgtgcttctctctttatattatatctctatatgtatatatatatatatatatatatatatatatatatatataatatatatatattcatatatataagaattatgaattatgtatatatataaatatatatatatatatatatatatatattttcatatacaatatatatataataatgtatagatatatacatatatatcatatgtgtgtgtgtgtgtgtgtgtgtgtgtgtgtgtgtgtatgtgtttgtgtgtattatatatataatatatgaatacacacacacacacacacacacacacacacatacacgcgtgcgcacacacacacacacacacacacacacacacacacacacacacacacacacacacacacacacatatatatgtgtatatatatatatatatatatatatatatatgtgtgtgtgtgtgtgtgtgtgtgtatgtgtatgtatatatatatatatatatatatatatatatatatatacacatatgcaatatTGCGATCAACAATCCAAGACCTGGTCCGTCATTGCATAATTAAGGCCCCTCACATGATAAAGTTCGCGAGCACCATACGCCGGTTCCCATATGAGGGTCCCGAGTGGCCATCTCACGGCAACCTCTCATTAACCATTAGTCATTAGTCACGCCCAAGCCAAACGAGGTCACGTGGAATGTTAAAGGGGAAAATAACATGTAATAATGTATTCTGACCTTTGCTTTGAAGTTCAGTTCGTGGGTTTTACGCTCGGCGTtaattattatatgcatatatacatataaatatatatatatatatatatatatatatatacatatatatatatatatatgtgtgtgtgtgtgtgtgtgtgtgtgtgtgtgtgtgtgtgtgtgtgtgtgtgcgtgcgcgtgtgtgtgtgtgtgtgtgtgtgtgtgtgtgtgtgtgtgtgtgtgtgtgtgtgtgtgtgtgtgtgtgtgtgtgtgtgtgtgtgtgtgtgtgtgtgtgtgtgtgtgtgtgtgtgtgtgtgtgtgtgtgtgtgtgtgtgtgtgtaagctaagGAATCCGTCTCCATGTAACATTGCAGCACTTACGACTTGCATACCCAATAGTCTGCTGCCTTAATGATCTTGCTTACTTGCTTACCTGGCCTGAACCGTTActcattatacataaataaaaatctaaaaattgTCTGTGGGGTAGTTTTCGCAGCCTAGTTTTATTCTTTCATCATTCTTGGTTTCTTTAATTAAGTCCTTTACTAGCTTTTAAGTATAGGAGCCAGTTATTCTAATATTATAGCTGAGATCAGtaccacatgaaacaagtggccgcaACGATTTGCGTTCCGCGAAACAATTGCGACAGTAAGTTTCACACATAATGTGTACACAGTaaataaatcagtctgctccgagacaccgaCGTGTTTCTTGCTCCTCCCAAGGAACTTTAGTGACATATCACAACCGTAACAGTTTCATACTTGgaagataagtagttggctgctcatttttattcatatatctgttttACGCTGTATACCCgttcttaaacgcttcacgaaCCAAATGCATATTTTGCAAGTGTCTCCGTCAATAATCAGTTGTCCACACAAACAGTTTTAGCCGGCCAATTTAGTGTTTTAATTCGCATTCTTAGTCATTTCGTTTACTTTTTATACCTTACCTGTGATATTTCACATGATTTTACTTACGTGTTTTATATCttctgctttgtttttatttccattttactttCACTTTATGGCCAGGCTTTCATTTCGCCTTTAACTTAATAAATACTGTGGACTACGGGTTTcatgaacgagctggcgaggtattaccgctcgctaccacccGCCTACCACTGTCTCGCCACGCTGCGTTCGCTCCCGTATTATCCCAAGGGAATTCAGAATCTGCCAGTTCTGCAACGCATGAGCTCGAAGCTCACTTGATATAGGAACCTTTCATGGGGCCTTGCTAATGAATTTATGCGTTACACTATTGCAACCTTAAAATATTAAACATAGGAATAAAGACTGCAAGAGTCGCATGGGAGagacggtacacacacacacacagactcacatacatctataaatatatgtatatgcgtgtgtgtgtgtataaatatatatacatatacattatttaattAACGGTTACAATATGCAGCTTATACACTGTTTactgaatatgaaaatatgagaTATAATTAAAGCAATAGGCAGTAGTCAATTGtctaacacaaacacatgcattcaatacacatatatatgattatgaaaataccagtacaaaaagaagagggaacgaaacgttttttttttttttgtggaaaacGTGGAATGGGATGAAAGAAAAGCATAAtaatgtttgttcatttgttgcaGAAATACGAGCCTAAAGGTTTTATCGCTGAGATCGCAAGCGAGCGCCGTCGAGAGCCGAGGGTTTCCGTGCCGATGTTTCTGGAGGAGGTGCCCTACAGCCGCAACACACTCCCTCCGCTCGTGCCTGTCGAAGTAAGGATCTCCACCAGCCGCTACCCTGTTAGTAGACGTCTCCCGTTTATGTCCTGGTCATACACAAGCCTGCCGACGCTTTGCATGACCCCATGACAACGCTGATATTCTTGCTCCGCCAAGAGCCACGGCGAACACATTCCCTCTTCAACTCCGTTTCCCTTGCCATGGCGCTCCTTCCTGCcccttcactcttcttcttctacctttatGTTGAGGATTATTAGACTTTCTCTTGTTTCCATATTTCCCtcgtgtttgttttcttctccttcttaccctTTGCTCTGGCCCTCTCCCTTTCGCACATTTCCCTTTCGCCCTCCGCTGCGTACATCTCCCCCTCGTTCTCTGCTctgccctcttcccttctccctctgctccgtccccctcctcctcgtcctcggctttttcatctccctctcgccctctgctccgtccccctcccctcgtcctatgctttttccctctccctctcgccctttgcTCACCAGAATGAAGGTTTAGCACTTGGATGTTCACAAGGTTTAAAAAGGAATGCGTATGGCGCGCCTGGTTATGCTGAACTCAGACACAACAGTGACTTGTGAAAACCTTTCCTACGGATCTGCCTTCAAATTCTTGAAGAAATCAACGAGAAATGACACATACAAATGAAGGTGGCACTGTTGTTGCCACTCATCCCTTGCATCTGTCATCATCCCATCATTCTTAACAGTATCTCACATTTATGACTGTTCTGACCCTTCACTGATACATTACTCCTGTAGAGAGTTAGTGAGAAGTGTGACCAAAATCTAAaattactcacatacacaaaatacCTACACTGCAACAGCATCTATGACACCGTGAGTACATTAAATTCTAATTGTTTCTTTATTATCTAATACTTTTAAAATCCTTTCTCGAGAACCGAATAAAAAAGTTCTGCATGAACTCTGAGTAGCTGTAGGAAGGAAATGTATTAAATAAAAATGGCATGGGCGAGTACTTCTCATGCAGTTTGATTGAATACACACTTATTAACTACAGGTTGTTGGGTGCACgggtaaaaaaaatcttatacgaGATAAATTGCTTAATTAAAATCACAAATGCAGATGCAAGGATACCTCACTGATATGCTTCAGAAAATTGTGGTTTGTTTATTgatgtgtttaatatattttctcttcgCTTGTTGTTTAATGTTtgatttatctgtattataatttGGATTAAAGATAAATGGGTCCCAATATTCTTAGTGTATGAACGTATCAATATAAAtgcgtttgtgcatgtttgtgtgtatgagtaggtTTGTATATAAGGATATTAAGATCTTTCCCTATCATATATCCACTAAACAAGCAAATTTTAGACAACATGTGCACATTCTGACTCTTAGTCCTGTTCTCTTGGGTGGCTCGACAGATGAATGGGCTGGAGGTGGCTGCCCTCATCCACACAGCCTGCCATGTCTCCTTCATGTCAACGTCGCTCGTAGGAGAACTTTCTATGAGACAGGACATCATCCCAGATACCTCGGTCCCGCCCTCGCCACTCTCCTCGGGTACACCTCATGTCTTGCTTGTATACCCCGTTCTTTGTCATACTGATTATCCCTTTGTTTATCGGTCCTCTGCTTTAAATTCTTCTTTGAATAAATCTGGGTTCTCGCAAGACCACTGGAATTGTAGCACATCATAAGGTTCTTTCTTTCACCAGGTACGGGAGTGCCCTGGTTGGTAGAAGGCAAATTGCGCTACGTAGAGTTGTCTCTCAAGGGTTCGAAACACGTCACGCAGTTGCATGTTGGTAAGGAATtgcttattataatttattaatattgtaCTATCATTTATTAATATTGTACTCATGAAATAATCAAAGTGCCTTGACTTTCGCTTTAGCAAGAggatgttatatttatttattaggaAGGTAACACGCTAATAATTTAGTAATCTAAAGACTAATATAGAGTGTGCCTTGCCTCGAAGCTCGCGACCTTCCCTCGGACCTGGTGCTCGGAGTCGACTTCCTCAAGAAGGCTCAGGTCCGCGTCAACTTCCCGGAGAACTGCATCTTCCTGCCCAACGGCGGACAGGAGACCAAGGTGTCCTTTCTCAGCAGCAAGGAAATGAACCAGCACCAGCGCCGCTCGAACGCTAATGCCACTACCACGCCCGCGAAGACAAGGGCTTATTCCTCCAACTACTGACAGGACAACGAGCTCCCTGTCCTTCACCAGTACAGGGACGATCTTCTGCCGTCGTTGTCAGGGAAGGGGAAATCTTAGGTCGACGACTTTTTCTGGTGATACGTTATTTTCGGTCAGGTTGACAGATGGGAAGTCGAACTCATGCCACCGATGTGTGCCTTGTCGTATGTACTACTTTTCTCAGCGCTCTCGCATAAACACTATGGATAAATTTCTTTATTGCAGTCGAGATATACATGGTAATTCAGAAGTCTTTGAAATATACTgaaaaagcaagaagagaagTGCATTCTACGGTGAACccagagtgtgtatgtatatatatatatatatatatatatatatatatatatatatatatatatatatatatatgtatgtatatgtatatatatacatatatatctttatatatgaatatgtatatatatgaatatatatatatatatatatatatatatatatataaatatatatatgtgcgtgtaattTGACACCCACGTTAGCAACGAAAGCAGCGTCGAATGGGTCGTCCTGAGGCGGCGAGCGAGCGTCGAGGCGAGCGCAGCGACGCGGAACCCATTCATTACACCGACGTCGATGGTTCGCCTGTGTTCGATCCCTTGCACTGGCGCTCAATAGTTCTTTTGCATGCGGGCGGAGCGCTGGGAATTCATTACCGTTCGGCGATTGCTGAGGCGCCCATCGAACACCGGCGCGGGCGACAGATTGGAAGTGTTTCTGGAAGTCAGGTTGAAGGATtttcatattgatattgatggcTGAAGGTCGGAGCAGCTGGGTTGATTAGGCTGTGCTTCACGGTCATgctcttctttccccttattatggatacacatacaataaatagatataacatacatacgtacgtaattatgtacagacatatacatatacatactcacacacacacccatccacaaatatacatacatacacacacacacacacacacacacacacacacacacacacacacacacattatatatatatatatatatatatatatatatatatatatatatttatatatatatgtatatatatgtatatatatataaaagtatatatatatgtatatatataaaagtatatatatatgtatatatctgtgtgtatgtatatatatatatatatatatatatatgtatatatatattatatatatatatatatatatatatatatatatatgcatatgtatatggtgcgtgtgtgtatacatacatacatacatatatatatatatatatatat from Penaeus chinensis breed Huanghai No. 1 chromosome 30, ASM1920278v2, whole genome shotgun sequence includes the following:
- the LOC125041512 gene encoding uncharacterized protein LOC125041512 isoform X1 gives rise to the protein MRMDDAASDDILTMAQRRQAGRKNGRAPYPNDHVLRIDNFTGLETPAVTPPTSRKYEPKGFIAEIASERRREPRVSVPMFLEEVPYSRNTLPPLVPVEVRISTSRYPMNGLEVAALIHTACHVSFMSTSLVGELSMRQDIIPDTSVPPSPLSSGTGVPWLVEGKLRYVELSLKGSKHVTQLHVARDLPSDLVLGVDFLKKAQVRVNFPENCIFLPNGGQETKVSFLSSKEMNQHQRRSNANATTTPAKTRAYSSNY
- the LOC125041512 gene encoding uncharacterized protein LOC125041512 isoform X2, with the protein product MRMDDAASDDILTMAQRRQAGRKNGRAPYPNDHVLRIDNFTGLETPAVTPPTSRKYEPKGFIAEIASERRREPRVSVPMFLEEVPYSRNTLPPLVPVEMNGLEVAALIHTACHVSFMSTSLVGELSMRQDIIPDTSVPPSPLSSGTGVPWLVEGKLRYVELSLKGSKHVTQLHVARDLPSDLVLGVDFLKKAQVRVNFPENCIFLPNGGQETKVSFLSSKEMNQHQRRSNANATTTPAKTRAYSSNY